The following are encoded together in the Kribbella sp. CA-293567 genome:
- the cimA gene encoding citramalate synthase — translation MSTSDDFHVYDTTLRDGAQQEGLALSVADKIAIAHHLDDLGVGFIEGGWPGAVPKDTEFFQRARTELHLRHATFAAFGATCKPGTPAADDQQVAALRDSGASVVTLVAKSHDAHVERALRTTLDENLRMVADTVRHLTEHGLRVFLDTEHFFDGYRANRAYALEVVRVSAEAGADVVALCDTNGGTLPRELQEIVRDVLDTTGARVGIHAHNDGGCAVANSIAAVEAGATHVQGTINGYGERTGNADLLAVVANLELKRGMELLPPGRLAESYRIAHAIAEVTNVPPSNRQPYVGVSAFAHKAGLHASAIKVDPDLYQHTDPALVGNDMRMLVSEMAGRASVELKGRELGFDLGNDRDLVSRVTDRVKEMESRGYTFESADASFELLLSEEVAGERVSFFDVESWRVITESRADGEAVSEATVKLVAGGDREIVTGEGNGPVNALDHALRSAIERAYPVVRKFDLVDYKVRILDQGHGTDAVIRVLIETADGEGSWLTVGVGHNIVEASWEALVDGVTYGLLRHKEVVR, via the coding sequence GTGAGCACATCCGACGATTTCCACGTCTACGACACCACTCTGCGCGACGGCGCGCAGCAGGAGGGTCTGGCGCTGTCCGTGGCCGACAAGATCGCTATCGCGCACCACCTGGACGACCTGGGCGTGGGATTCATCGAGGGCGGCTGGCCGGGCGCCGTACCGAAGGACACCGAGTTCTTCCAGCGGGCACGGACCGAGCTGCACCTGCGGCACGCGACCTTCGCTGCTTTCGGCGCGACCTGCAAGCCCGGTACGCCGGCCGCCGACGACCAGCAGGTCGCCGCGTTGCGCGACTCCGGTGCCTCGGTCGTCACGTTGGTTGCCAAGAGCCACGATGCGCACGTCGAGCGGGCACTGCGGACGACCCTCGACGAGAACCTGCGGATGGTCGCCGACACCGTGCGGCACCTGACGGAGCACGGACTGCGCGTCTTCCTCGACACCGAGCATTTCTTCGACGGCTACCGAGCCAACCGTGCGTACGCGCTGGAAGTGGTGCGGGTTTCGGCCGAAGCCGGCGCCGACGTGGTCGCCCTCTGTGACACCAACGGCGGCACGCTGCCCCGGGAACTGCAGGAGATCGTCCGCGACGTCCTCGACACCACCGGCGCGCGAGTGGGGATCCACGCGCACAACGACGGCGGCTGCGCGGTGGCGAACTCGATCGCCGCCGTCGAGGCCGGCGCCACGCACGTCCAGGGCACCATCAACGGGTACGGCGAACGCACCGGCAACGCCGACCTGCTCGCCGTGGTCGCCAACCTCGAACTCAAGCGCGGGATGGAGCTGCTCCCGCCTGGCCGGCTGGCCGAGTCGTACCGGATCGCCCACGCGATCGCCGAAGTGACGAACGTGCCGCCGTCGAACCGGCAGCCGTACGTCGGTGTGTCCGCTTTCGCCCACAAGGCGGGACTGCACGCCAGCGCCATCAAGGTGGATCCCGATCTCTACCAGCACACGGATCCCGCCCTGGTCGGCAACGACATGAGGATGCTCGTCTCGGAGATGGCCGGCCGGGCGAGTGTCGAACTGAAGGGTCGCGAGCTCGGCTTCGACCTCGGCAACGACCGTGACCTGGTCAGCCGGGTGACGGACCGGGTGAAGGAGATGGAGTCGCGGGGCTACACCTTCGAGTCCGCCGACGCGTCCTTCGAGTTGCTGCTGTCCGAGGAGGTCGCCGGCGAGCGGGTGAGCTTCTTCGACGTCGAGTCGTGGCGGGTCATCACCGAGTCCCGCGCCGACGGCGAGGCGGTCTCCGAGGCGACCGTGAAGCTGGTCGCGGGCGGCGACCGCGAGATCGTCACCGGCGAGGGCAACGGCCCGGTGAACGCGCTCGACCACGCGCTGCGGTCCGCGATCGAGCGCGCCTATCCGGTGGTGCGCAAGTTCGACCTGGTCGACTACAAGGTGCGGATCCTCGACCAGGGGCACGGCACCGACGCGGTGATCAGAGTCCTGATCGAGACCGCCGACGGCGAGGGATCCTGGCT